A segment of the Candidatus Micrarchaeota archaeon genome:
ACCGTCATCGCGATGGGTACCGTTGCGTATATGGATGTTATAATCATGGCCACAGCCTTTCATTATGCAGGTTTAACCGATGTTGAAGCATTCCTTTCTTCGCCCGTCGGTATGGTCATAGGTTCGCTTTCTTTGATATGGATATTCTGGTTGATTAACTATTTCGGTGTATCTGCTTACGGTAAGACGGTTATCATACTGGCAAGTATAATGATCGTTGGCGGTTTGCTTATCGGTTACACAGGTTTAACCCATACTCACGAAGATTTCCTGCGTGTTAGCGGTGCAGACCTTTCTTCTAAAAGCAACCTTCACCAGACCACCTCATTATGGGATTTTGTGTTGGCTGTGGCCGTGTTATTCTGGGCATACATCGGGTTCACTTCGATCGCTCAGGCAGGTGGCGAAATAGAACATCCCGAGAAAAATTTGCCCCGTGCCTTTATGATCGCTTCAGTACTGGTTATGTTATACTACTTCTTTTACTCTTACGCATTTTATCATGCCGTCCCGTGGCAATACCTGGTAGGACTTAAGAATGCTAACGTTCCTCTGTTAATAGGTAAATTCTATCCTCAATCCTTTGCGATACTTATCACACTTTTCATAGTGATAGCGCTTGCTAACGATATCCCGCCAATGTTATACACTAAATCGCGGCTGTTATACAGTTGGGCAAAAGATGAGATCCTGCCCAAACCGTTCATGAAAACGAATAAGCACGGTGCACCGGTGTATTCGCTTACAGCGGTCGCGTTGATAGGGTCGTTTGTGGCGGTGAGTTGCGTGTTCGGTGGATTTTTCACAGAAGTTGATGTCGTGGTATTATCACGGTTTGTGATATACTTTTTGATCGCTGCTTCGCTGATCGCACTTAAGCATAGAAATCCGCGGATCTACAAACGTATTAAGTTCTTAAGGAACCGTACCGCACAACTCTGTGTAGCAGGTTTTGTGATGGCGGTTTCCTTGATTTTCATGGGTGTTGTAATATACTTCGATATCACTTCTGGTAAAGCATGGTGGCAGATGGCTACCGTTCAAACGTTAATAATCGCTATTGCAGGTGTAATCATCTATCAATGGTATCTTTACAAGATGAGG
Coding sequences within it:
- a CDS encoding APC family permease; translation: MKKSTHTGKLVRKLTLLAVVAAALCNVIGGGINVLIVEIQNTIVGIGGLVPIAIFVGGAIAFVISLVYSALSTAMPRAGGEYIYISRSLSPFLAFIEAVLKWTGTVIAMGTVAYMDVIIMATAFHYAGLTDVEAFLSSPVGMVIGSLSLIWIFWLINYFGVSAYGKTVIILASIMIVGGLLIGYTGLTHTHEDFLRVSGADLSSKSNLHQTTSLWDFVLAVAVLFWAYIGFTSIAQAGGEIEHPEKNLPRAFMIASVLVMLYYFFYSYAFYHAVPWQYLVGLKNANVPLLIGKFYPQSFAILITLFIVIALANDIPPMLYTKSRLLYSWAKDEILPKPFMKTNKHGAPVYSLTAVALIGSFVAVSCVFGGFFTEVDVVVLSRFVIYFLIAASLIALKHRNPRIYKRIKFLRNRTAQLCVAGFVMAVSLIFMGVVIYFDITSGKAWWQMATVQTLIIAIAGVIIYQWYLYKMRKKGKDPMVVFRRLPSE